ctgggaccacccatacgtaaaaattgatgcacacatgactgtaagtcgctttggataaaagtgtctgctaaatagcatttaattattatttatgcatagtcactttaactctacccacatgtacatattacttcaactacctcaactagccggtgcccctgcacattgactctgcaccggtaccccccctgtatatatagccttcctgttattttattttacttctgctctttttttcacaacacttttttgttgttttactttacttttttattaaaaataaatgcactgttggttaagggctgtaagtaagcatttcactaatgtctgcacctgttgtattcggcacatttggccaataaaatttgatttgaagttaAAATTACTTCCCCTCAATTTTGTGCAATATTGCCCTAGTTTACTGCCTATTGTAAAGTCAGCCTTGTGTGAATAAATTATCGTCAGCTCGcctcaatgtacactaccggtcaaatgttttagaacacctactcattcaagggtttttctttattttttctattttctacattgtataataatagtgaagacatcaaaactatgaaataacacatatggaatcatgtagtaaccaacaaaagtgttaaacaaatcaaaatatattttatattttagattcttcaaatagccacccttagccttgatgacagctatgcgcactcttggcattctctcaaccaccttcatgaggtagtcacctggaatgcatttcaattaacaggtgtgccttcttaaaagttaaattCCACgaattatttccttcttaatgtgtttgagccaatcagttgtgttgtgacaaggtagtggggtatacagaagatagccctatttggtaatagaccagtccatattatggcaagaacagctcaaataagcaaagagaaacgacagtccatcattactttaagacatgaaagttagtcaatacggacaattaagaactttgaaagttttttcaagtgcagtcgcaaaaaccaccatgcgctatgatgaaactggctctcatgaggaccgccacaggaatggaagacctagagttacctctgctgcagaggatacgttcattagagttaccagcctgagaaattgcagcccaaataaatgcttcacaattcaagtaagagacacatcaacattaactgttcagaggagactgtgtgaatcaggctttcatggtcaaattgctgcaaagaaaccactactaaaaggagaccaataagaataagagacttgcttgggccaagaaacacgagcaatggacatccaaattggagatttttggttccaaccgccatgtctttgtgagacgcagtgtgggtgaacatatgatctctgcatgtgtatttcccaccgtaaagcatggaggaggaggtgttatggtgtgggggtactttgctggtgacactgtctgtgattgaattagaattcaaggcacacttaaccagcatggctaccacagcattctgcagcaatacgtcatcccatctggtttgggcttagggggactatcatttgtttttcaacaggacaatgacccaacacacctccaggctgtgtaagggctatttgaccaagaaggagagtgatggagtgctgcatcagatgacctggcctccacaatcacccgacctcaaccaaattgagatggtttgggatgagtcagaccgcagagtgaaggaaaagcagccaaaaagtgctcagcaaatgtgggaactccttcaagactgttggaaaagcattccaggtgaagctggttgagagaatgccaagagtgtgcaaagctgtcatcaaggcaaagggtggctatttgaagaatctcaaatataaaatatatttaacacttttactatatgattccatatgtgttatttcatagttctgatgtcttcactattattctacaatgtagaaaatagtaaaaataaagaaaaacccttgaatgagtagatgttctaaaacttttgactggtagtgtgttttTTAGATTCAGTATGGTAACATAGGAAACAACCAATGATTTTAAGCCATTGATGTAAAAGCTGAACGTGTAATAAAGATCCTTCGATTGTACTTTGGCCTGCCTCTGTGGTTGTGTTTGCCGTGGGATTATAGAACTCTGCTCTTGACATAAAATGAACTATACATAATGGATGTCTCAGTGGTCAGGGGGCCTGGGGTCACTCCAACCCCTCCCTCAACTgttctttgtttgtttttgtcgACCCTCAAGATGGGAGAGGGACATGTTTTCCGGAGGCCCTACCCTCTCTTCACATCCTCTACAGTgacagcatacagtgcattcagaaagtattcagacccctttccaTATAcattagtcttattctaaaatggattaaataaataaaaatcctcaatgtacacactaccccataatgacaaagtgaaaacaggtttttctaaatgtttgcaaatgtattaaaaataaaaagcagaaataccatatttacataagtattcagaccctttgctatgagactcgaaattgagctcaggtgcatcctttttccattgatcatccttgatatgtttctacaacttgattggagtccacttgtggtaaattcaattatttggacatgatttggaaaggcacacacccgtcTATATTAGGTCTCACAGagcgaaaaccaagccatgaggtcgaaggaattatccgtagagctccgagacaggattgtgtcgaggcacagatctggggaagggtaccaaaacatttctgcagcattgaacgtccccaagaacacattgacctccataattcttaaatagaagaagtttggaagcaccaagtcttcctagagctggccgccaggccaaactgagcaattgggggagaagggcctaggtcagggaggtgaccaagaacccgatggtcactctcacagagctaccataaaggcctgtggagatgggagatccttccagaaggacaaccatctctgcagcactccaccaatcaggcctttatggtagagtggccagatggaagccactcctcagtaaaaggcacatgacagcccgcttggagtttgccaaaaggcaactaaaggaccatgagaaacaagattctctggtctgatgaaaccaagattgaactctttggcctgaatgccaaacgtcacgtctggaggaaacccggcaccatccctacatttaagcatggtggcagcatcatgctgtggggatgtttttcatcggcgaagactgggagactagtcaggatcgagggaaagatgaacggagcaatgtacagagagatccttgatgaaaacctgctccagagcgctcaggacctcagactggggcgaaggttcaccttccaacaggacaatgcaggagtggcttcggcacaagtctctgaatgtccttgactttaacccgatcaaacatctctggagagacctgaaaatagctgtgcagcgacgctgcccatccaacctgaagcttgagagcatctgcagagaagaatgggagaaactccccaaatacaggtgtgccaagcatgtggcgtcatacccaagaagagttgaggctgtaatcgctaccaaatgtgtttcaacaaagtactgagtaaagggtctgtaaatgtgatttgtttttatttttaataaatgtgcaaaaaaattcaaaaaaactgttttggttttgtcattatggggtattgtgtgtagattgatgaggaaaaataacaatttcatccattttagaataaggctgtagcgtatcaaaatgtggaaaaagtcaagcggtctgaatactttccgaatgcactgtatcttatTGGAAATAATgacagaaaatagcttcaaggcACATTAAACTTCTCAAACCATTAATATAGAAATAGCAATTGGATCCACCCATGTTGCAGGAAGAAGAAAAAATGTCACGCTACACTACATTTCAGTAATGCCCACATCTGTAAATTCAACACTGTTACAACAGCAGCCATTTGACTgtaaatatttatttgaatgttGCTGTTTTACATGAATATTTCAGGGTAAAATTTGATTTTGCATATATGTAGATCTATTGCTACAGCAGTATATAGTGCCAATAGCTATGTAGGTATGAAAACATGTTAAAAAATGTGGGCTAGATTAAATCCGTACTCCGGAAAATCTGCTTTATTGTGCgcttgaaatgtaaaggtaatttccgattgaccCGATATATGCAGCGTTTAACGTGAATGATGTCTCCGCGAATGcagaaacattgcctttaaatgtcaatcaCACTATAACTCGGATCTTCCGTGCTCCGGATTGAATCCAGGCTGTAGCCTACATCCACATCCAATcagtttacagtgcattcagaaagtattcagaccccttgactttttccacatttttctcTCCACAaaatggaaggggtctgaatacttttcgaatgcactgtatattctcCTTTATATGCCCCACAAGCATAGATTAATTTGCTTAAAACATTATATAGCCTACCTCTTCTTTCTATGCCCAAAAGCTACATTGTGAAAAGGTATTTCCTGTGCAGGAACTAGAGCAGGAATTTGTGGAGGGTGGGGGCTGGAGTGGGGACTGGCAGGCTTCTGAGGGGTTGGGGTGGGAAGGGTATCCTGAGGGGCGGAAAAGAGTGGACTGATATGGAAGGGCCGGAGTtgtgtttggggttgtttgggGGAGGAGGTGGGGTGGAGGCTAGCTGGGTTCTgaggggttggggttagtgtaaCCTGTGGGGCAGGTACAAGCGTGATGTAATGCAAAGGTTGTAGTGGTGGTTGGGGTTGCTTGGGAGGGCAAGGTGGGGTCGGGGATGGTAGTGTTTTTTTTTCATGTGGCGGGTACGCCTAAATATTATACCCCCCCaataaatgctaacctcccctgttattatgGTGGTGAGTGGTTAGCATGTCTtgtgggtatgatatttgtgcctctgtaactttctcgtTCATCCTTATTCCTAATTccttcaggactatccgtaatcatggtagcatccacataaaCGAAGTGTTTAGagacatattctattcttatttacaataaaagtgactccaaaatgatacAATACATTacttaccattcatttctattgggcacaaaataatctgaaacacaaccaaaacaaatagcaaatgcatccaacaagtttgtagagtcacaggcttgatgtaatcattgcatgctaggaatatgggaccaaataatacacttttgactactttaatacacatgtgaatttgtcccaatacttttggtcccctaaaatggggggactatgtacaaaaagtgctgtaatttctaaacggttcacccgatatggaaaacctcatattcattgtatcatttcaagtCATTGTATCATCCAAAGTGCTGGTGTACagagacaaaacaacaacaaatgtgtcactgctccaatacttttggagctcactgtatctaTCAGCCAGCTAAGATATAGCTTGCTATATTAGCTCATTGCTCCAGAGAAAATAGCTAGTTAAGCAGTTAGTACAAGTAGTAGCTGTACTTGCTGCATTATgcagttagttagctagatgaaaaacattagctagctaaatagcCAGCCAATATatgcagctagctagcaagctaaattAGCTCCTTTGAAAAGATTACTAACCAGCAAAGCAGTTTGGCTAATCTAATGTCAGACGGTATAATTTGGAAATAGTCTTGCCATTTCAGTGTTTTAGAGGGTTAGCCAGTGTAATATGATatagtcatttttttttttttttttacaatgttcttacctttttgatgtgctaacgttagctagctgtaaAGGTTTATACTAAGGAAAATAGTTGTTCTTGCTCAAGCACGCAATGGCACGTTTTCTGTTTGAATTTTATTGGCTGATGGGGAAGAATGGGCGGAGTTGCTTTAACATCAACCTGTGACGAAGCAGCTCCTCCCAGGCGCCCTATAAGGCATCTAAATCACTTGTGCATAAACCTGTCCATGAATCAGCATATGCGAAAGTGAGTAGATTACCTTGAAAACAACGGTCGGACATCTTGGACGCAGTCTCCTTATTATACCTCAGTAGTTTCAGTTTATCCAGTTAAAACTTTGCACAAGTATAGGGATAAAAAACAATGAtttatacactagatgactaatagggggcgctgtgttgaagccactgtGCCTCCATtttggcactcccccaccgttataaaaaatattttggaagctatttGCCTTATTCTGGAATGTCACAGTGATCGCGGGGAGTTAGTTGCAATTTAGTTTCTATTTCCAGCAACATTCGCGCATGCAAAAGTGGTACTTTTAGTTGAGAGCTTGATAGTTTTACACTGACAGAACCGCACAAAATCCTAAAATCAATCAACATTACAAGCATTATATGTTCAGTACGAGGCTGTCACAATAATTGGATGAAGAGGAGGCAGTTTTTACAACAGCAATGTTTTGAACACCAACCTCTACGTCGATCTGAATGTACCTGTGGAGCCCCATATGACCTGCATCCACCTCCTAAAGAGTCTTTGCGGCTCTGGCTCAAAGTGTTGAACCTAAGGAAACCACCAAAATGTCCCTTTGTGTGCTCCTACCACTTCGTTGACAAGAAGCCTACAGTGGAGCATCCTTACCCAGAAAAATGGCTTGGTTGCGATGCTCCCCTCGTGAAGAAGTGTTGGGTGTTGGTCAGGCAGTCATCAGTGACAGGTAAGCCAAACGCTTGAGCAGTTTGCCTGCTCTCATGTTGGTTCTCCCTCTTGCTCTTGTATCTAAGCACAGTCTCATATTAGCAGAATTTATTTCCTCTACAACTcaataaaaaataacaattttATATATACTTAATTGTTATGACTATTAAATATGATTAGGAGCATTCATGGAGTATGGTGTTTTATTGTATGGTTTTGTTATTAATTTTCCATTGACTTGTTTAATAAGCCATACTGATTTCTTAACAGATGATACAACAGGCTCAAGTGTTCACCAAATTGAACATGGGGATTGGCCAACACAGATAGGAGGAATGGATATGCCTTCAGAGAAGGATGCCCAAACCCAATGGGAAGACCCATCTCTAAGTGATCACAACTACAGCTCAGGTGATAATGTAAAGCCCACTACCTGTAAGGCAGGGACACAGTGCCCAGCAGCACCTCTCTACAAAACCCTGCTGAGGAACGAAGCACTCTGTACACTGCATACAGGCTTGTCTCTTGCTGCCTTTTCTACCCTGGCGGAACATCTTCTACTTTCAGTTAGACCTGACAGACCAACTCCAAGTGTTTCCCAGAGTATTAGTTATTGGATTGACATGATGGAAGATAATCTGAGTGAGTACATTCCATGGCTGCCAAGGGAAACCATCCGTGCTACAATACCACAATGTTTTAAGGACCACTACCCAGGAACAACCTGCATTATTGACTGCTCAGAAACTGCTTCACAGAAGTGCAAGAATCTGGATTCAAGGGGGAAGTCATTCAGCCATTACTACGCCCAGAACACTATCAAGTACCTGGTGGCCATTGCACCTTGTGGTCTAGTGATGTTCATCTCCTCAGCATATGGGGTAGATGTAGCGACAAATATATAACATCGGATTCTGGGTTCCTGGAGTACCTCTGTCCAGGTGATGAAGTCATGGCTGCCCGGGGCTTCACAATCCGTGATCTGCTACACGAGAGGAAGGTAAATTCCAGACTTCACAAAAAGCGGCGCACAGCTGTCAGAGGAGGACACCACATGTAGAAGACGGATAGCTAACGTGAGGGTTCATGTGGAACGCGTAATTCAAAGGCTCAAACGGTTTAGAATCATCTCACAGACAGTGCCAATCAACCTCTCATCTAAAATGGACAAAATACTTTGAATCTGTGCTGCCCTGTGTAACCTGCGTGGGGATATCATTCATGAAGATGGTGAATCAACTGACCAGTCAAATGCCATTCACAGGGTCGATTTCCCAATATGAATTAAAGTTGTCAAAAGTTACGTTAAATACATTTCAATTCATTCTATAACTACGACTTAATTGTCTATTTTATATACTcattaatattaataaaaaaCTAAGCCATAAAAACAATTCCCACAATACTGTGACTGTTGATGCATTAAGTCAGGCTTTTTAATTGAAAAACTattgtcatgagcctctcactccaccgggttaccacctttagtttcttccactctgctcaccactctctctactcagcctaactagctccacctgtccctgctctgctcggctctaattactctgccagctgcgctgcattacccactaacctctcccagtatttatagccctgtctttcagctctcctgtgtcagatcgtctgcaaagctcacacccggaacctgtttgctcgcgcttctggctcaccctggttttgtgaccccggacctgcctgtttattggatactcttctgcctcaggagatccagacctgcttctgccattacgactcctgactactcttcaatcccggtaactctgaccagccttctgccttgctactacgtattttggatttcccttgaactgtactgctgcctggtttcattccgccctgttgtgtctgtgtctcccccccccaggacttctggaccacccaccaccggcttcataggacgcatcgctgccactggggggggcacagacccagcgcattggacgggatccctgttacccctggagccttcattcactccctacttcccttttcccttaagtttaataaactttctggtgtgacgcaattgtggtcctctggtcgtctgtctgaatcgtgacaactATTTGTTAATAGTAACTGCAAACAGGAGAGACATCTGACTACATACTTCTACAGAGCTGCATGTATTTGTCACTCAGTGACAATCTGCCTGGCTGATGCTCCTCAACAATAAATGGCAGCATGTGTGTAAAGTAGAATGCCTTCAACCTCAGGACAGCCTCTGTACAGAACTGTGCATAACAGGGAACAGGGATGACGACTTGCTGGGACAGAGTCCAGATGAGCACCTTACTTTCTCTCAGTCCTGTGCAAAACATACCAATTAGCACCTGCATGTACTAGCCACGTGGCCCATGTGGTTGCAGTTGGGGTGTGCCCTCCACCAACTTCACATCACAGGCTTTCCCATTGAAGACATCATCCAGAGAATCACAGCCCTTCCCCATGACAGGACACTTGATCTCCAACAGCTCCCTGGAGTTCAGCACTCCGTCAGGGCTTGCTGATAGCCATGGCTCTTCAACCCTGACAACAGTGCCTCTGTGGTCCACAGAGTATCCACAGTCTTCCAGCCACTGGGAGGCCATCAGCTCATTATCTTTCCCGTAGCGTTTGGCTGCATTCCCTCGGAACCTGGGATACAGATGCTCCTGGAGAaacttaccagggttggtggattCCCTGACAGGGACCTTCTTGGCTGAGCTTGCAGTAACTTGAAGCTTCCTCGAGTCATGCCACAAGTGTGAAGCACTCTTCTCCTGTTCCAAAGCAGTAGCCAGGGTTGGGTCAAGTTTCACAAATTCATTGTAGAAGGACAGGCActttaaatgttttttattttttttatttaacctttatttaactaggtaagccagttgataacaagttctcatttacaactgcgacctggccaagataaagcaaagcagtgcgataaaaacaacaacacagagttacatatggggtaaaacaaaacataaagtcaaaaatacaacagaaaatatatatacagtgtgttcaaatgtagcaagttatggaggtaaggcaataaataggccatagtgcaaaataattacaattagtattaacactggaaagatagatgtgcaagagatgatgtgcaaatagagatactggggtgcaaatgagcaaaataaataacaatatggggatgaggtagttgggtgggctaatttcagatgggctgtgtacaggtgcagtggtcggtaaggtgctctgacaactgatgcttaaagttagtgagggagatgagagtctccagcttcagagatttttgcaattcgttccagtcattggcagcagagaactggaaggaatggcggccaaaggaggtgttggctttggggatgaccagtgagatatacctgctggagcgcatactacgggtgggtgttgctatggtgactaatgagctaagataaggcggggatttgccgagcagtgatttatagatggcctggagccagtgggtttggcgacgaatatgtagtgaggaccagccaacaagagcatacaggtcacagtggtgggtagtatatggggctttggtgacaaaacggatggcactgtgatagactacatccaatttgctgagtagagtgttggaggctattttgtaaatgacatcgccgaagtcaaggatcggtaggatagtcagttttacgagggcatgtttggcagcatgagtgaaggaggctttgttgcgaaatagaaagccgattctagatttaactttggattggagatgcttaatgtgagtctggaaggagagtttacagtctaaccagacacctaggtatttgtagttgtccatatactctaggtcagacccgtcgagagtagtaattctagtcgggtgggcgggtgccagcagcgttcgattgaagagcatgcatttagttttactagtgtttaagagcagttggaggctactgaaggagtgttgtatggcattgaagctcgtttgtgGCAGTTGTAATTGACATGCTCTCCATGTGGCTGGGAAAGAGTAGAGAATCTATATAAAGTTATTATATGGAGTTAGAAAGCATTGAACTTTCAGTCCAATTTTACCTGGGATGCTACTGGCTGTGATATTATTGTCAGTTCAGCATGAACAGATTTATAGAGCAGACTCCCCACAGGCAGATTCAGGTGTCTCAGGCTCCTATTCAATTTCTCCTGTGAGTGGAATGCAGGAGTGGGTGGCAGGGGTGGACATTCTGGACGCTTTTCTGCATATTGGTCACCGGCCTTATGGTGTGTGAAGTCGATGCAGTGTTTAATCGCTTTGGCTCAAGGTTCCCCCGAGTCCCTGTATTCCATTGGCGCTGCTCATCTGTGCAGGCTATGCCAGTTAGCCCACTGGACACTGCATTCTGCACCTTTGATAGAATGTTTGTTACAAAAAAAGCCATTCAGAGAAAAGCCCATTATTAACAATTGTGTGACTGAGGACAATGTGATCAACCTTGCTATTGTTCCCAATGAGATGAGACCACTTACACTTACCATACTTCAGGCATTACCCCCAACCACAAGGATATTTTACAAACCTTATTCACCCAGAAAAACAATAACACTAAAGAAATTCATGTGATGCTGAcatgtttaaatacattttataccCTACTCACCTGGACTCTTGCTTCACCAACATGAGATTTGACAGGATGCTTACAGATTCCCCACATTAATACAGCAGTTCTGTTGATTCACAAATACATGTTAACATAACCAATAAATCATGACATTCTCAATTCAGCTTTCATCCAACAAAACGTTTGGTCTAACTGCTATGTTAAGCCTGACTATTTTATCATTCTGTGTCTAGATAAGGCAGTATTGCACACTTTCATCTAGGCTATAAACATCAATTACAAGACCAAGTAATGCGGAGATTGATCATAGATATAATCTCAGAACTCTACCCTATGGATTATAGTAACTGTCACCACAACACATGTAGGCTGCTTAACTGTCACCACAACACATGTAGGCTGCTTGTATGCTGTTATCACTTATGTTAAGTAATGTTAGACATAGAAATGCAAGTGACTTTGCTTATTAGCCTACCTTCCACAAAATTGAGGCTGCATGACTTTCCAAGGCCAGCGATGCAAGCGCATCCAGTCGTCTCTACTGATCCGTTGTTGGATACAAGTACCCAAGCAGAGTGATAAGAGCTGCttgactgactgggctgaacatcgGCCTTCAAAAATACCAATCCTTTTCCCTCCTCCTAGTGAAGAAGAACTCGGCCCACCTTACCACTGTGGAGGTACTGATAGGCCTCTGTACTCTTGTAATCTTTCATAGTGGAACCATCCACTCCCAAGGAGAGCACGAAGTAATAGAAAATGTCCCCATACGTAATTTCAGGCCATTTTATCATGTCATCCACCCAATTATTAATCAGGGACGGAAGGGGTACGGTGATACCATCCGACCTCCAGAGAGCCATTTGTGTGTGTTCCCAAATGTGAgccatgttttgtttttgtttatgatGCGCGTTTTTTAATTATTAGCTAGCCACCGCTCTGAGGTAATTCGCTAGCGTTGACAGAAGTTGTGAAGCGGAAACACAAACACAATCGCGTTCGAATGGAACTGGGTCAAGTGGGCGGGGCTACATAAGGCgaatagaaatgcatttattcaaGTTGCACAaagcagaaatcgctctgccatttcctggttgctaaaacactaatagtttgcctaatttcagtttatgtcacAAAATAAGatagaatcattgtaccatctaaaccgctgtgaaatatattttccataaccaaaaatattgttgtttcagctgtttgaagctggtgtacaaaacagaaAGTAAAAGAATAAAAAACAAAACGTAAGAACGGGAAGTATAGAAATATAGCctatagaacatatctaccgcttATTAGACTTGCTTTTAAGTACAGTAgtggcaaaagtgataactaagtgtctcggggaacaaaacatcaacattttgggtccatggccaggaaactccccagaccttaatcccattgagaatttatggtcaatcctcaagaggcggtgggtctatcattttaatggtaggtttatttgaacagtgagagacagaataacaacaacaaaatcctgaaaaacgcatgtcaaaaaagttataaattgatttgcattttaatgagggaaataagtatttgaccccctctcaatcagaaatatttctggctcccaggtgtcttttatacaggtaacgagctgagattaggagcagacacctgtccacagaagcaatcaatcaatcagattccaaactctccactatggccaagaccaaagagctctccaaggatgtcagggacaagattgtagacctacacaaggctggaatgggctacaagaccatcgtcaagcagcttggtgagaaggtgacaacagttggtgcgattattcgcaaatggaagaaaccctaaagaactgtcaatctccctcggcctggggctccatggaagatctcacctcgtggagttgcaatgatcatgagaacggtgaggaatcagcccagaactacacgggtggatcttgtcaatgatctcaaggcagctgggaccatagtcaccaagaaaacaattggtaacacactacgccgtgaaggactgaaatcctgcagcgcccgcaaggtccccctgctcaagaaagcacatatacaggcccgtctgaagtttgccaatgaacatctgaatgattcagaggagaactgggtgaaagtgttgtggtcagatgagaccaaaatggagctctttggcatcaactcaactcgccatgtttggaggaggaggaatgctgcctatgaccccaagaacaccatctccaccgtcaaacatggaggtggaaacattatgctttgggggtgtttttctgctaaggggacaggacaacttcaccgcatcaaagggacgatggacagggccatgtaccgtcaaatcttgggtgagaacct
The sequence above is a segment of the Coregonus clupeaformis isolate EN_2021a chromosome 19, ASM2061545v1, whole genome shotgun sequence genome. Coding sequences within it:
- the LOC121531370 gene encoding uncharacterized protein LOC121531370, which codes for MKRRQFLQQQCFEHQPLRRSECTCGAPYDLHPPPKESLRLWLKVLNLRKPPKCPFVCSYHFVDKKPTVEHPYPEKWLGCDAPLVKKCWVLVRQSSVTDDTTGSSVHQIEHGDWPTQIGGMDMPSEKDAQTQWEDPSLSDHNYSSGDNVKPTTCKAGTQCPAAPLYKTLLRNEALCTLHTGLSLAAFSTLAEHLLLSVRPDRPTPSVSQSISYWIDMMEDNLSEYIPWLPRETIRATIPQCFKDHYPGTTCIIDCSETASQKCKNLDSRGKSFSHYYAQNTIKYLVAIAPCGLVMFISSAYGVDVATNI